A portion of the Haemorhous mexicanus isolate bHaeMex1 chromosome 3, bHaeMex1.pri, whole genome shotgun sequence genome contains these proteins:
- the LOC132325756 gene encoding tubulin monoglycylase TTLL3-like: protein MAGSPDLVRQRQTGQVAAANIGYHDGHQYAAESERLRKARLRVEKAIKEKKIFTVHGPYPVIRRLLRARGWVERKLPLNGRQLKNGGGDEQGEAVLNPPGGAQPSLGTAEPLQHPCGTAHGKENKEEKEDEDKEDKEQCSEDSEDIHDLMSFLVQDQVPNFLWTIRLSSVDQELLPRIEVVNRYPRLAALCTKEGLCQSLQNLSWFEQVDFNTFFPRCYRLGFKDEKEAFIDDFCLTAARSLLKLALQKGGDRPVGTEQPSKPDEVPPGPCSPLYSQLVEEALEVCEQHLGVLGHQDIDRKTPSPCRTCINWDRFLPEYYRVAHEGARLELGREQQERCQHLLQRLEEKLPQLGIEGNLNIWIIKPSAKSRGRGIVCATRLEEVLELVQSCASPPEGVCEWVVQKYVERPLTIFNTKFDIRQWFVVTDWKPLTVWFYQDCYLRFCSRPFSLCHLEPARHLCNVSIQKQYKTSQPDPRVPPDKIWSNKQFQAHLAWLGRANAWQRVMVPGMKAAILNALRCARDQVGSRKGSFELFGADFLIGEDLQPWLLEINSCPTMSPSSVVTRQLCANVQRDTLRLVLDRKDNPTCSIGAFELLYREAAVSSCLTVGLRLMVTGCSLKKPQPAKHRSQDKSPTTGFLPGQRACPRCKSPGTPSPHREQENTPAPQGMQKTWDTETPPRGDSALPVLEGLTQQHPAASRGNESPVLEALGGCRDAPGAPCCWAAPQLGSLRSGSPCQPPVCPGGALRSQPGLRQRPELRASQPARNPPRGWARNRSKSAPP from the exons ATGGCAGGATCCCCAGACTTGGTGAGGCAGAGGCAGACAG ggcaggtggcagcTGCCAACATCGGCTACCACGATGGCCACCAGTACGCGGCTGAGTCGGAGCGGCTCAGGAAGGCCAGGCTGCGTGTGGAGAAGGCCATTAAG GAGAAGAAGATCTTCACGGTGCACGGCCCCTACCCCGTCATCCGCCGGCTGCTGCGCGCCCGGGGCTGGGTGGAGAGGAAGCTGCCCCTCAATGGCAGGCAGCTGAAGAA CGGTGGAGGTGATGAGCAGGGGGAGGCAGTGCTGAACCCGCCTGGTGGGGCACAGCCTTCCTTGGGCACCGCAGAGCCCCTGCAACACCCATGTGGCACAGCACACGGTAAGGAGaacaaggaggaaaaggaggatgaAGACAAGGAAGACAAGGAGCAGTGCAGCGAGGACTCGGAAGACATCCATGACCTCATG TCCTTCCTAGTGCAGGACCAGGTGCCAAACTTCCTCTGGACCATTCGCCTGAGCAGCGttgaccaggagctgctgccgaGGATCGAGGTGGTGAACCGCTATCCCCGGCTGGCCGCGCTTTGCACCAAG GAGGGGCTGTGCCAAAGCCTGCAAAACTTGTCCTGGTTTGAGCAAGTCGACTTCAACACCTTTTTCCCCCGGTGCTACCGGCTGGGGTTCAAGGATGAGAAGGAAGCCTTCATCg ACGATTTCTGCCTGACAGCAGCTCGCAGCCTTCTCAAACTGGCCCTGCAGAAGGGCGGGGACAGGCCggtggggacagagcagccctCAAAACCCGACGAGGTGCCAC CAGGTCCATGCTCCCCCCTGTATTCCCAGCTGGTGGAGGAGGCCCTGGAGGTCTGTGAGCAGCACCTGGGAGTTCTGGGGCACCAGGACATCGATAGGAAGACCCCGTCGCCCTGCCGGACCTGCATCAACTGGGACCGCTTCCTGCCGGAATACTACCGTGTGGCACA TGAgggggccaggctggagctgggcagggagcagcaggagcggtgccagcacctgctgcagcgcctggaggagaagctgccGCAGCTCGGCATAGAGGGCAACCTCAACATCTGGATCATCAAGCCCAGCGCCAAATCCCGCGGCAGGG GTATCGTGTGCGCGACGCGGctggaggaggtgctggagctggtgcaGAGCTGCGCGAGCCCCCCGGAGGGGGTGTGCGAGTGGGTGGTGCAGAAGTACGTGGAGCGGCCGCTGACCATCTTCAACACCAAATTCGACATCCGGCAGTGGTTCGTGGTGACCGACTGGAAGCCACTGACCGTCTGGTTCTACCAAGACTGCTACCTGCGCTTCTGCTCCCGACCCTTCTCCCTGTGCCACCTGGAGCC tgccaggcaCCTCTGCAACGTCTCCATCCAGAAGCAGTACAAAACATCACAGCCGGACCCCCGCGTGCCCCCTGACAAGATCTGGTCCAACAAGCAGTTCCAGGCCCACCTGGCATGGCTGGGCCGGGCGAACGCTTGGCAGCGAGTGATGGTGCCCGGCATGAAGGCGGCGATCCTGAACGCCCTGCGCTGTGCTCGGGACCAAGTGGGCTCCCGCAAGGGCAGCTTTGAGCTCTTTGGGGCCGACTTTCTCATCGGGGAGgacctccagccctggctgctggagatCAACTCCTGCCCCACCATGAGCCCCTCCTCGGTGGTGACGCGCCAGCTGTGTGCCAACGTCCAGCGGGACACGCTGCGCCTCGTGCTCGACCGCAAGGACAACCCCACCTGCTCCATTGGTGCCTTTGAGCTCCTCTACAGGGAG GCAGCCGTGTCCTCGTGTCTGACTGTGGGGCTGAGGCTGATGGTCACGGGCTGTTCCCTGAAGAAGCCCCAGCCAGCAAAGCATCGATCCCAGGACAAGTCCCCCACCACC GGCTTCCTGCCCGGCCAGCGCGCCTGCCCGCGCTGTAagagccccgggacccccagcccccaccgGGAACAGGAGAACACACCAGCTCCCCAGGGGATGCAGAAGACCTGGGACACAGAGACACCGCCACGAGGTGACAGCGCCCTGCCCGTCCTGGAGGGGCTAACACAGCAGCACCCGGCTGCCTCCCGCGGGAACGAgagccca